The sequence below is a genomic window from Cicer arietinum cultivar CDC Frontier isolate Library 1 chromosome 6, Cicar.CDCFrontier_v2.0, whole genome shotgun sequence.
agatattttctaatattatgacaataaaaattcattttgatacTCTAAACTTCATCTATTTCATCTCATCTCTCATTGTTAAGTTTTCTTACGGataggaactaaaataaaagaatagtGTCTCTTTAATTTTAGTTTGCATGAAGAAATTGTTGAATAAACTCTTGACTTTATCTCTCTTTTAcaaccattttttttatgtaatatgATGAATAGTTTACAGACAAAATGTGGAATATTTCTATGACATGTACTGAAATTGTTTTCTCGATGAATGTGAttgcaaaaaggaaaatattacTCCATCTGAGACCAAATTAACCTTGTCACTTGTTCTTTAGTATAATTTATAGATGAGGGTAGTTTGATAGTTTAATCTGAACATTTTACCATGTCTTTGAGACCAAATTATCCCTGTTATTTGTTATTCAATGCAATATTTAGACAAGGGCACTTTGATAATTTACACAACATATTCTTTTCATCTATTTCATCTCATCTCTCATTGTTAAGTTTTCTTACTGATAGGAACTAAAATGAAAGAATAGTGTcccttttaattttagtttgcaTGAAGAAATTGTTGAGTAAACTCTTGACTTTATCTCTCTTTtacaaccttttttttttatgttatataatGAATAGTTTACAGATAAAATGTGGAATATTTCTATGACATGTACTGAAATTGTTTTCTCGATGAATGTGAttgcaaaaaggaaaatattacATGTACTGAAATTGTTTTCTCGATGAATGTGATTGCAAAAAGGAAAGTATTAGTCCATTTGAGACCAAATTAACATTGTCACTTGTTCTTTAGTATAATTTATAGATGAGGGTAGTTTGATAGTTTAATCTGAACATTTTACCATGTCTTTGAGACCAAATTACCCTATTATTTGTTATTCAATACAATATTTAGACAAGGGCACTTTGATAATTTACACAAAATATTCttttcatatattaaataaaagattaaatataaCATTTCTTCATATTATTCTACTCCCTCATGTGGTATTTTTCCTTTAGCTAAATTGCATAGACTCCCTTTCCAATCCTTCAACAATTTTACAGCTAAAGTTTTTGATTTATTCATTGTGATGTCTGGGGACCTTTTGCCAATGCCACTTGGAAACTCACATTTCTTAACCATTGTTGATGACCATAGTAAGTTCACTTGGATATATCTTATCAAATCCAAAAGTGAAGCTACTATCAGGATAATTCAGTTACTTTCTGATTTCTTATAGGATCAAGGAACCATGCACCAATTGTCTTGCCCACACAGACCTCAACAGAACTTAGTTGTCGAGAGAAAGCATCAAAACACCTTCTCAACGTGGCAAGGGCCTTGTTTCTTCAGTCTAAAATACCCATAAAATTTTGGGGAGATAAGGTGTCTACAACAGTTCATCTTATTAACAGGATTCCTTCTCCTATCGTAAAAAATCTATctccttttgaaatttttatataataaaatccATGATTATGCTAGATTAAAGATGTTTGAATGTTTAGTTTATGCTACAACCATACCTCAATCTAGAACAAAATTTAGTCCAAGAGCTAACTTGTGTATCTTTGTATTTTCTACCATTTTCATACCTCTCAGCCTATCCCAGATCATACACCCAACATAGGATCAGAACAACAAGTGGAGGACATTAGAGAACAATCAGATCAATATGATGGACATCAAGATGGAAGCTCAAATCACTCACATGAGCTTTACATGGAATCAGACACAGAAGGACCAAACTTTCCCACAAAGAATGACTTAGAAGATCAGACAGAGCTCATAAGCCACCTCCCTATCTGGAGGCTTATGAGTGCAGCACCATACATCCTATTCAAAATCATTTTACCTACTCCAGACTTTCAACACCATACATAAACTACATCATGCAAATTAAATTAGCATATGAGCCACAATTCTATCATCAAGCAGTTAGATTTGCAAAATGGAGGAAAACTATGGCTGAAGAACTGATAGCTTTGAAGAACAACAAAGCATGGTCTATTGTTCCCTTACCTAATGGAAAAAAGCTATTAGGTAAGATGGATATACAAGACCAAGTATCATGATGATGGTACCTTGGATATATATAAATCAAGGGTTGTAGCTAAAGGCTACACACAACAAGCTGTAATTGATTTTCTACACACCTTTTTTCCAATGGCAAGGCTAACCCCTGTTAGAGTTTTACTTACCTTGGCAGCTTAACAAAATTGGAAAATGATGCAACTAGATGTGAACAATGATTTCCTGAATGGAGAATTAGAAGAAAAGGTCTATATGCAATGCAATTACCACGGGTTATCCTATTAAAGGGGAGAAAGAAAACATGTCTACAAACTGCACAAGTCACTGTATGGGTTAAGACAAGCTTCAAGGCAGTGGTTTCCCAAATTCTCTTCCATTATCATCCAACATTGTTGTGTCAAAAGCTCAGTTGATTAATTCCTCCTTGTTCATGAAAGGGTCAGGACATACCGTTGTTGTTCTAGTggtttatgtggatgacattaTCATTGCTAGTCATTGTCAATCCATCCTAAGGAAGACACAAACTTCCCTGGAAGAACCTTTCAAACTCAAGTTACGTTGTTGATCTTAAATATTTCCTTGGCTTGGAAATAGCCAAGTCTTCAAAAGGGATACACTTGCATCAAAGAAAATATACCCTCTAGTTGCTTGAAGACACATTTTTTCTAGGAGCTAAGCCTTTGCAAATTCCTATGGATCCTAATGTTACTCTCATTGAAAATCAAGATGAACCTTTGGAAGACTCtacaatgaataaaaaattaattggaaGGTTGATGTATCTCACCATATCCAGACCAGATATGAACTTCTCTGTCAACAGGTTGAGCCAGTTAACGAGTAAGCCATGCAAGGCTCATTTGCTGGTTGTTCACCAAATCTTGGAATACCTTAAGTCTTCACCTGACCTTGGTCTTATGTTGCTACGCACTTCATCACTCAAAGTTAGTGTCTATGTGGATGCAGATTGGGGAAGTTGTCCTACCACAAGAAAGTTAACTCCTAGTTTGTGTCTTTATTGAAGATTCCTTGATCTCTTGGAAATCTAAGAAACAGTCTACCGTGTCTAGATCATCAATTGAGGCTGAGTACAAAGTTATTGCTTCCTTGACTTCATAATTGCTTTGGTTAAAACAACTATTCAAAGACTTTGAAATTGGCATCAACGACACTATGGTTTATAATGAAAGCATTTCAGCCAGCTATCTTGCCTCAAATCCTACCGCACATGAGAGATCTAAATATATTGATATAGACTGTTACTTCATCAGAGAACATGTGAATTCAGGCTTCATCGAACTCATTCACGTGTCTTCTGTGAATTATCTACTTTTTTTATTCCATTTCATTTGTATATGACTTTACCGAAGATCCATCCATTGGAACATTATGTTTTGCTGATAATTTGATTGAACAACAAAGCTAAAAATAcaatgaataaattatattattagaaAATACATAATTGCTTCATACCGGTATAAAAACATGACTAAAAAAAGTAACAAAACGTTTTGATTGGATGTTTTTATTTCAAGCTTGGAAGGTACTAaaccaattttaaatataagtgacaaaaatctcaaatttgattaaaataaaacataacgAAAGTGTAattattttactctttttaaTGATATcgttcttaaaatatttttcaactaatttatttttttaattatccatTTTATTTCTATGAAATAAGTTTTTATGGGACATTTTGAAAgatagaattattttttatcacaagaattatctattatttttaataattgaattatggTGGTTTTTTTAAGGTGAGGGTTCTAATAAGTCTGTCACGGGTGGACCatcattatattaattaaacatacacTTGATATACTAGATTACACCTCTTCTTTTCCCTCTCCCTCCCACCTGTTCCTCCCCTTCTTTGCATCCAAACCTCCATATCCACATGGAGTCGTCCTCTTCTTCACGTTGGATTAACCAACGAATCACATAAATTCCTCATATGATTTAGTTCATCCTTCATCAAGATAAAGATATAACATTgttaattaaattgaagaaattaattaattaattgaataaaaaattaaagagataaTGCCGTATTGGTTTAGGCAATAGGAATCAATCCAAAATAATCTTCATAGTTTTTTCTGTCTTTCATTCAGTTTTCACTCCAAGCCCTCTACAAACCTATGCCCAATTGCTCTCAAACCCTACCATGGGAAGCCTCATACATGGTGGCTGTGATCACGACATTAAAAACATAATGGCTTTGGCTATTCACATCTTTTCATAAGATTCTTTTACTAggaaaaaagtaaattaaataagtGAAAAAGCTTTAAAGTATGGTCAATCTTATGTGGTGCAATGTAATCCTATGTTGTTCAAGGGATTTATGCTTTTATTAATGGAAATTCATCTTTTTCATGGCTAAAGAAGTTGAAGAGTGAAAGAGATGAGCGCGGAAAAGTAGGGGTGGGCAAAAAAATTGAACTGAACTAATTCATAAAATTGAGAActcaactttattttaaaacaatttttttaattggaacGGTCATTAAAGAGCAGAGTTTAACTATAACTAAATTTGACCGTAacttatttacttttaatttcaacaaaaccctaaaattctaaaattttcaaaaatcataatcaatatcctaaaatcaaaatgaaataaaatgaaGTCATAGCCGCCACAGTTACCCATTGTTGCTGCAAATAGAAAATTCATTGCCGCAAATAACAACAACATTCACTCTTATATCTTCATGCCACACTTCTCTCTTTGCGCGACAAGATTCTATATGCCTTTTGTCTTCTGCTATGTTTGCGCCACACCTTCGCCTTACcattttcatatattatttttaggtTTTCTCCGTTTTACCATTTTGGTTCATCTTCATTGTTATGCTTGATGATTTTGCTTGTGTGATACTTTTTTGAGACTAGTTCATGCTTTTACCATACACaacttttgaaatgaaaaactaGTTATCTCTTAAAAATTCGAGTTCATGGATTTTATTCCTACCATGATTGTTACTCTActtttgattgttttgttgcattttttgtAGTTTGACTTTGTTTATCAAtgtatttttaaagttataaattgATATTTACTTAAACTTTGTATTCATGCTTGCTTAGTTTTTTCTCTGTATTTCTATTCATGCTGgcagagttttttttttttttttttgtctgtatttttaaaattaaaaacattgcCATTTTTACACACAATTTAGAATCTACCATTGAAtccttttttttcctttttttctttttatttcgggaggtttttttttttttttttttctgtcttTATTTGTAAAATCAATAGCATTGGGGTTTTGTTCTGCTATGAGTTAGGAAAAGGTTCTTGACAATATATTTGTACATTTCAAGGTTGGTAttgttttctatttctttttgttgattctcTTCACAATATAATATTTCTACCATTTTGCATTTAAAGGGATAAGCTAATGTTAAAAGCATGAGTGTTTGAAGCAAAAACACCACAATCTTTGACTTTTATATTTGGATCATGGAATATGAAAACTAACTTCGACAAACGTCTACTgtttttataaaacttaaatattaCTAGTTAATCATTATTACTTATTGAAGTTGTATTTGAAGGtgcaatcacaagaaaataggttgatttgtattcgactaagttgataactttttcattatttgattaaactaaTTCAGACTTGATGATTTATTTCgagtagaagcaataacaaaactacATAGTGCaggaataaagtgacacaagtaatttatcttggttcaccagtAACTTGTCTACATCTAGTTCCTTCACtcaaaaggatttaatccactaattctaacaatttgaattacaaaacacctAACCCTCCAGGGCAGTCTTCTCAAGCAACCTGaaaaccccagacttttgaggaacacacacaccttgactctatCAGCCAAATCTTCTCCACAATGtgacaccccgtttttcaaagcgagggtatatttttttttttttaaagtaattaaaaacaaacaaagaattaaatcaggaaatgcctttggatagataattgagtcattataatttacaaacagcggaaaagtttctccaattataaatccaaaacatttacacaacatcaaatggtacatggaacctattcgaataagaagtcaaactgacaatattagtataagtacagttttccaaactaaaaatactccaatccaaaaagaaggacacctagtccctatacatcatcctaatctgatcatcctaccaaaaagctatacaccctgagtatctccacgcgccccgtgagatcctcctaacgtaactgcagtcacgcgttcccatctccattcccgtccgtagggtacgaaccggtaggaccgtcctgactctcatctgagggcaaagcccagatttccacaataattgtaaagggtcaccaaccaaaaaaaataacagttaacacatagcaattaagattttaaatgctcaaaataacctttcaactaagcatgcaccttaaaagggtttccatatgccaaacatgcataaacaaggttgagaaatgaagtttttaacaaaacaacattgttgtattcgaatacagcatctctgtattcgaatacaaggctgtttcagcattcagcaaaaaaaacagcatgtctgtattcgaatacaacagtctgtattcgactacacagcaagtcagtagcaaaatgtattcgaatacagcagtctgtattcgactacacagtaagtcagtggcaaaaacagcatgtctgtattcgaatacaacagtctgtattcgactacacagcaagtcagtagcaaaatgtattcgaatacagcagtctgtattcgactacacagtaagtcagtggcaaaaacagcatgtctgtattcgaatacaacagtctgtattcgactacacagcaagtcagtagcaaaatgtattcgaatacagcagtctgtattcgactacacagtaagtcagtggcaaaaacagcatgtctgtattcgaatacaacagtctgtattcgactacacagcaagtcagtagcaaaatgtattcgaatacagcagtctgtattcgactacacagtaagtcagtggcaaaaacagcatgtctgtattcgaatacaacagtctgtattcgactacacagcaagtcagtagcaaaatgtattcgaatacagcagtctgtattcgactacacagtaagtcagtggcaaaaacagcatgtctgtattcgaatacaacagtctgtattcgactacacagcaagtcagtagcaaaatgtattcgaatacagcagtctgtattcgactacacagtaagtcagtggcaaaaacagcatgtctgtattcgaatacaacagtctgtattcgactacacagcaagtcagtagcaaaatgtattcgaatacagcagtctgtattcgactacacagtaagtcagtggcaaaaacagcatgtctgtattcgaatacaacagtctgtattcgactacacagcaagtcagtagcaaaatgtattcgaatacagcagtctgtattcgactacacagtaagtcagtggcaaaaacagcatgtctgtattcgaatacaacagtctgtattcgactacacagcaagtcagtagcaaaatgtattcgaatacagcagtctgtattcgactacacagtaagtcagtggcaaaaacagcatgtctgtattcgaatacaacagtctgtattcgactacacagcaagtcagtagcaaaatgtattcgaatacagcagtctgtattcgactacacagtaagtcagtggcaaaaacagcatgtctgtattcgaatacaacagtctgtattcgactacacagcaagtcagtagcaaaatgtattcgaatacagcagtctgtattcgactacacagtaagtcagtggcaaaaacagcatgtctgtattcgaatacaacagtctgtattcgactacacagcaagtcagtagcaaaatgtattcgaatacagcagtctgtattcgactacacagtaagtcagtggcaaaaacagcatgtctgtattcgaatacaacagtcaaaaaccgtatttcttcgttttcgaatcaaagaggaagagtggagttgcaaaaaccttgatctaactctcccccaaccttgggttactagttttgaagaaaagaaagcgacgaaaacgaaaatgggagaaaggagaaaaatgggtcacggttagaggaagaagatgaagttttgaaattttccttcctttctttttctttcctttgtttttcctttcttcctttttccttccttcctttatatactattttcttttccttttccttccttctagttttcctttctttttccctccaagcaaacatatatatataaaataaatataacttaacaaatatctcaaaatctagatatttattaaattaccttttcacccgaaacgccttaaattaaccgtaaagtattttccgcagttaaattcaatttatttatcgacgagaaattctaattggcatcgaaatatctttttgattataaaactccaaaatattattaactttggcttaaaagcctccgagccaaaatccaaaatataccaaaaatacataaaagggtactttaaaattatgggtcttacattactccccccctaaaattagtttcgtcctcgaaactatgcatcgataaataactctgggtgttgttccctcatcttgctctccagttcccaagtcgcatctccagtaattgggttccagatcaccttgaccaacgaaacatccttggtcctcaaccgcttaatcttcctgtcatcaattctcacgggtggtacttcgaacgacaggttatcctttagctggattgtgtctggttcgatcacgtgagatggatctgcgagatatttcctcaactgcgacacatgaaacacgtcatggatattggacagtatcggaggtaatgcaatccgataagcaaccggcccaattcgtgcagaaatctgatatggtccaatgaatttcggagtcaacttcttcgatttcaaggctctacctactccagtagtaggtgtgactctcagaaatacatggtcaccctgttcgaattccaaaagtctgcgacgcttgtccgcgtaactcttctggcgatcttgtgaagtcttcattttctccttgatcttccttactttagctgtggtctgttgcaccatctctggtccgacaatcatattctcaccgtctttataccaacacaagggcgtttgacacttgcgcccatataaagcctcatatggtgccattccaatacttgcgtggaaactattgttgtaagtgaactcaatcaacgg
It includes:
- the LOC140920719 gene encoding uncharacterized mitochondrial protein AtMg00240-like produces the protein MAEELIALKNNKAWSIVPLPNGKKLLGAKPLQIPMDPNVTLIENQDEPLEDSTMNKKLIGRLMYLTISRPDMNFSVNRLSQLTSKPCKAHLLVVHQILEYLKSSPDLGLMLLRTSSLKVSVYVDADWGSCPTTRKLTPSLCLY